Proteins co-encoded in one Streptococcus parauberis NCFD 2020 genomic window:
- the cdaA gene encoding diadenylate cyclase CdaA, translating to MSNFNNIDSKFIMNLFSDPWILTIHILDILIVAYVIYRFIKALAGTKIMSLVQGVVFFVLLKIIAEWVGFTTITYLMNQVITYGVIAGVIIFAPEIRTVLEKFGRSTQVFLQKETKTSEELLVDAIVKSVSYMSPRRIGALIAIQETQTLQEFISTGIPLNAEISNQLLINIFIPNTPLHDGAVIIADNKVKSACSYLPLSESMSISKEFGTRHRAAIGLSEASDAITIVVSEETGGISITHKSQFLHDLSMDEFESTLKSFLITDAKNDSPWYKNILGGK from the coding sequence ATGAGTAATTTTAATAATATTGATTCAAAATTTATAATGAACCTCTTTAGTGATCCCTGGATACTTACTATACATATTCTTGATATTCTAATTGTTGCTTATGTCATTTATCGTTTCATAAAGGCATTAGCGGGAACTAAGATTATGTCATTGGTTCAGGGTGTCGTCTTCTTTGTATTACTTAAAATAATTGCAGAATGGGTTGGTTTTACCACAATTACCTATTTGATGAACCAAGTTATTACTTATGGGGTAATAGCGGGCGTTATCATATTTGCACCAGAAATTCGAACTGTTTTAGAGAAATTTGGTCGCAGTACACAAGTATTCCTCCAAAAAGAAACGAAAACCAGTGAAGAACTTCTTGTAGATGCTATTGTAAAATCAGTTTCCTATATGAGCCCAAGGCGAATTGGTGCACTTATTGCAATACAAGAAACACAAACACTACAAGAATTCATTAGTACTGGGATACCTTTGAACGCGGAAATTTCCAATCAGTTATTGATAAATATTTTTATTCCAAACACACCATTACATGACGGTGCTGTTATCATTGCTGATAATAAGGTTAAATCTGCTTGTTCTTATTTACCATTATCAGAATCTATGTCCATTTCAAAAGAATTTGGTACACGTCATAGAGCAGCAATTGGTTTATCTGAAGCTTCAGATGCTATAACCATTGTTGTTTCTGAAGAAACGGGTGGAATTTCAATTACGCATAAAAGTCAATTTTTGCATGATTTGTCAATGGATGAATTTGAGTCTACACTCAAATCGTTTCTCATTACAGATGCAAAAAATGATTCACCTTGGTATAAAAATATATTGGGAGGCAAATAG